A DNA window from Brassica napus cultivar Da-Ae chromosome A4, Da-Ae, whole genome shotgun sequence contains the following coding sequences:
- the LOC106424911 gene encoding eukaryotic translation initiation factor: MATEDVNEALAAAEVPATETTEKQPADKLERKWSFWFDNQSKPKQGAAWGASLRKAYTFDTVQDFWGLHETIFIPSKLTPNAEIHMFKAGVEPKWEDPECANGGKWTFVVTSNRKPALDKAWLETLMALVGEQFDEADEICGVVASVRPKQDKLSLWTRTKSNEAVLMGIGKKWKEILDVTDKITFTNHDDSRRTRFTV; this comes from the exons ATGGCGACAGAGGATGTGAACGAAGCCCTTGCGGCGGCGGAAGTACCGGCAACAGAGACGACGGAGAAGCAGCCTGCTGACAAGCTCGAAAGAAAGTGGAGTTTCTGGTTCGATAACCAATCCAAACCAAAGCAAGGCGCCGCCTGGGGAGCCTCCCTTCGCAAAGCCTATACCTTCGACACCGTCCAAGACTTCTGGGG TTTGCACGAGACTATATTCATCCCTAGCAAACTGACGCCGAATGCTGAAATTCACATGTTCAAAGCTGGTGTTGAGCCTAAGTGGGAAGATCCTGAGTGTGCTAATGGCGGAAAGTGGACTTTTGTTGTTACCTCCAACCGCAAGCCTGCTTTAGACAAGGCTTGGCTTGAAACT TTGATGGCTCTTGTCGGAGAGCAATTTGATGAGGCTG ATGAGATCTGTGGGGTGGTTGCTAGTGTGCGCCCAAAGCAGGACAAGCTCTCCTTGTGGACAAGGACCAAATCTAATGAAGCTGTTCTG ATGGGTATTGGGAAGAAGTGGAAGGAGATACTTGATGTCACCGACAAGATAACTTTCACTAACCAT GATGATTCTAGAAGAACTCGGTTCACTGTCTGA
- the LOC106424972 gene encoding glutamine synthetase, chloroplastic — MAQILAASPTCQMRLTKPSSIASSKLWNSVVLKQKKQSSSKVRSFKVMALQSDNSTINRVESLLNLDTKPFTDRIIAEYIWIGGSGIDLRSKSRTLEKPVEDPSELPKWNYDGSSTGQAPGEDSEVILYPQAIFRDPFRGGNNILVICDTYTPAGEPIPTNKRARAAEIFSNKKVNEEIPWFGIEQEYTLLQPNVNWPLGWPVGAYPGPQGPYYCGVGAEKSWGRDISDAHYKACLYAGINISGTNGEVMPGQWEFQVGPSVGIEAGDHVWCARYLLERITEQAGVVLTLDPKPIEGDWNGAGCHTNYSTKSMREDGGFEVIKKAILNLSLRHMEHISAYGEGNERRLTGKHETASIDQFSWGVANRGCSIRVGRDTEKKGKGYLEDRRPASNMDPYIVTSLLAETTLLWEPTLEAEALAAQKLSLKV, encoded by the exons ATGGCGCAGATCTTGGCAGCCTCTCCAACATGTCAAATGAGATTGACTAAACCCAGCTCCATTGCATCGTCAAAGTTATGGAACTCGGTTGTGTTGAAACAGAAGAAACAGAGCAGCAGCAAAGTCAGAAGCTTCAAAGTGATGGCTCTCCAATCTGATAACAGCACAATCAACAGAGTTGAGAGTCTTCTCAATCTAGACACCAAACCTTTCACTGACCGGATCATCGCTGAGTACATCTG gaTTGGCGGATCTGGAATTGACCTTAGGAGCAAGTCAAGG ACGCTTGAAAAGCCCGTGGAAGATCCTTCTGAACTTCCCAAGTGGAACTATGATGGTTCAAGTACCGGACAAGCACCTGGTGAAGATAGTGAAGTGATTCTCTA TCCGCAAGCTATCTTCAGGGATCCTTTCCGTGGAGGCAATAACATATTG GTTATCTGTGATACCTACACACCAGCTGGTGAGCCAATTCCAACAAACAAACGTGCAAGAGCTGCTGAGATTTTCAGCAACAAGAAGGTCAATGAAGAGATTCCATG GTTTGGCATTGAACAAGAGTATACTTTACTTCAGCCAAACGTGAACTGGCCTTTGGGTTGGCCCGTTGGAGCGTATCCTGGTCCCCAG GGTCCTTACTACTGTGGAGTTGGAGCTGAAAAGTCTTGGGGCCGTGACATTTCAGATGCTCATTACAAAGCTTGTTTATATGCTGGAATTAACATCAGTGGTACTAATGGTGAAGTTATGCCAGGACAG TGGGAATTCCAAGTTGGCCCGAGCGTAGGAATCGAAGCAGGTGATCACGTTTGGTGTGCTAGATACCTTCTTGAG AGAATCACAGAACAAGCTGGTGTTGTCCTAACACTTGATCCCAAACCGATTGAGGGTGACTGGAACGGTGCTGGTTGCCATACCAATTACAGCACAAAGAGCATGAGAGAGGACGGAGGATTTGAGGTGATTAAAAAGGCAATCTTGAACCTCTCGCTTCGTCACATGGAGCACATCAGTGCCTACGGTGAAGGCAATGAGAGAAGGTTGACCGGAAAGCACGAGACAGCCAGTATCGACCAATTCTCATGG GGAGTGGCTAACCGTGGATGCTCAATTCGTGTGGGACGTGATACCgagaagaaaggaaaag GTTACTTGGAAGATCGGCGTCCAGCGTCTAACATGGATCCATACATTGTGACTTCACTGTTGGCAGAGACCACACTTCTCTGGGAGCCAACCCTTGAGGCTGAAGCACTTGCTGCTCAGAAGCTTTctttaaaagtttaa
- the LOC106424928 gene encoding uncharacterized protein LOC106424928, whose protein sequence is MAHDTPPFYVSNTRQLQGFLSLKKIERLRLCVEITENRASEKSKTFLRLSSEAEAEASVVESRDENYSGSYDGCSLEKEQEDNENDCFNGASSEDDNFSSYGESPTDDEDSPTLTPKKRYQNFSVSRSKGNLEVLSLDMSSIDIAVGQRYDSKDDLERRLKLLTMREIDEGTPECGFESLPSYLYMIRRANPSTVTHLQIDELGRFMYVFLAFGASVNGFPFISKVVVVDGTFLIGKYKGTLLTALAQDGNFQIFPIAFAVVDTENDDSWHCFFMQLKLLIPDDEGLAIISDRHNSIGKAIRNVYPLAARGICTYHLYKNILGRYKGKETFRLVKKAARCFRMSDFTAIFEEIEAIHPALHGYLQRADVRLWTRVHFPGERYNLMTTNIAESMNRPLSHARGLNIVRILESIRVMLTRWFAEQREDARSQPTTLTRGVEKLLHGRVTAARELTVQRIDDHHTEVKYGSFSESLNVVNLVERKCTCRRFEREKLPCVHAITAAEYNNVCRISMCSPYYNSEYLVSAYAESIMPADEAQPIPEIVADQPCLPPYIRQQPGRPKIEHTRSRCRESGHNAKTCHM, encoded by the exons ATGGCGCACGACACTCCACCATTTTACGTGTCCAATACTCGGCAATTGCAAGGTTTTCTAAGCCTGAAGAAAATCGAACGACTACGTCTCTGTGTGGAGATTACGGAGAACAGAGCAAGCGAGAAGAGTAAAACATTTTTGCGTCTTAGCTcagaagcagaagcagaagcTTCAGTAGTTGAGTCCAGAGACGAAAATTACAGTGGGAGTTACGATGGTTGTAGTTTGGAGAAGGAACAAGAGGACAATGAGAATGACTGCTTTA ACGGTGCGTCATCTGAAGATGATAACTTCAGCTCATATGGTGAGTCTCCTACAGATGACGAAGATTCACCAACGCTAACTCCCAAAAAGAGATATCAGAACTTCTCGGTGAGCAGATCTAAAGGGAATCTGGAGGTTCTAAGTTTGGATATGTCGTCGATAGACATTGCGGTAGGTCAACGTTACGATAGTAAAGACGATTTGGAGAGACGACTTAAACTTCTTACAATGag GGAAATCGATGAGGGAACACCTGAGTGTGGGTTTGAAAGCTTGCCTTCTTACTTATACATGATAAGAAGGGCAAATCCAAGTACAGTTACGCATCTTCAAATCGATGAGCTTGGAAGATTCATGTATGTGTTTCTTGCCTTTGGTGCGAGCGTTAATGGGTTTCCTTTCATAAGCAAAGTTGTTGTAGTCGACGGTACGTTTCTCATTGGTAAATACAAAGGGACACTACTCACAGCACTAGCTCAGGACGGTAACTTCCAGATTTTTCCAATAGCCTTCGCAGTGGTTGACACAGAAAATGATGATTCGTGGCATTGTTTTTTTATGCAACTAAAACTTCTGATTCCTGACGACGAGGGTCTTGCGATAATCTCGGACAGGCATAACTCGATAGGGAAAGCAATTAGAAATGTGTATCCGTTGGCTGCTCGGGGAATATGCACCTACCATTTATATAAGAACATATTGGGACGGTACAAAGGAAAAGAAACATTCCGTCTAGTGAAGAAAGCGGCAAGATGTTTTAGGATGTCTGACTTTACTGCGATTTTCGAGGAGATTGAAGCGATTCATCCTGCCCTCCACGGCTACCTCCAAAGAGCTGATGTCCGCCTGTGGACGCGTGTTCATTTCCCGGGCGAGaggtacaatttgatgactacaAACATAGCGGAATCAATGAACAGACCATTGTCGCATGCAAGAGGTCTAAACATTGTTCGAATATTAGAATCGATACGGGTTATGCTGACCAGATGGTTTGCTGAACAGAGAGAGGATGCCAGATCGCAGCCAACAACGCTTACGCGTGGTGTCGAGAAACTACTACAT gGTCGTGTAACTGCCGCCAGAGAATTGACGGTCCAAAGGATTGATGATCATCACACTGAAGTTAAATATGGATCTTTTAGCGAGTCTTTGAATGTTGTTAATTTGGTAGAGCGAAAGTGCACATGTCGGCGTTTCGAACGTGAGAAATTACCATGTGTACACGCAATCACAGCTGCGGAGTACAACAATGTTTGTCGTATATCCATGTGCAGTCCGTACTATAACAGTGAATATTTGGTGAGCGCATACGCTGAATCTATCATGCCGGCTGACGAAGCGCAACCTATTCCAGAAATCGTGGCAGACCAACCGTGCTTGCCCCCGTATATTCGTCAACAACCAGGAAGACCTAAGATAGAACACACACGTTCTCGATGTAGAGAGAGTGGCCATAATGCGAAAACTTGTCATATGTAA